The following are encoded together in the Cyanobacterium aponinum PCC 10605 genome:
- a CDS encoding ABC1 kinase family protein translates to MFSLTQTSTRQREIVEIVLGNGWDYMRSVLTGGKSDRPQLPPPEVLRKILVELGPFYVKFGQLLSTRPDLLPPQYIEALTALQAQVPPVPWGLIEKTLMEQLNQPLDKIFADINHNPIAAGSIAQIHKATLVTGEEVAIKVQRPDIERIVNQDINLIKSIAEIVALTDFGNDYDVVTLADEFTKAVQAELDFRQEAQFTDKLRLNLSNSNWFDSKQLEIPQIYWEFTTEKVLLMEWLDGKPILDADIAPDSKKRQEISTLLFRAFFQQIFIDGFFHADPHPGNIFYLSDGRLGIIDCGMIGRLDPRTQQLLTEMLLAIVDIDAQRCAQLTLELSESNSYKTNLAQLENDYSRMLRKYYNLSLSQLNFSEVFYEVLDVSRRNKIKLPGNMGLYAKSLANLEGVARKFNPEINLLAEIKPLITDLFRRQLIGDTPFQTLFRTVLDLKAISLRSPRQIDVILDRLSSETFQWKLQLRELEGLRRSLDDSANRLSFSIVVGSLTMGAAIISTGATTAQLIFISNILFAAATFLGIWLIVSILRSGKLK, encoded by the coding sequence ATGTTTTCCTTAACTCAAACCAGTACTCGTCAAAGAGAAATTGTAGAAATTGTTTTAGGTAATGGTTGGGATTATATGCGTAGTGTTTTGACAGGGGGAAAATCAGATCGCCCTCAACTTCCACCACCGGAGGTACTACGTAAAATTTTAGTAGAGTTAGGTCCTTTTTATGTCAAGTTTGGACAACTATTAAGTACTCGTCCAGATTTATTACCTCCTCAATATATAGAGGCTCTGACAGCCCTTCAAGCCCAAGTACCACCAGTGCCTTGGGGACTCATTGAAAAAACTTTGATGGAGCAATTAAATCAACCCCTAGATAAAATTTTTGCTGATATAAATCATAATCCTATCGCTGCAGGTTCGATCGCACAGATACATAAAGCAACTCTTGTTACTGGTGAAGAAGTTGCGATTAAGGTTCAACGCCCAGACATAGAAAGAATCGTCAATCAGGATATAAATTTGATTAAAAGTATTGCTGAAATAGTTGCACTCACAGACTTTGGCAATGATTATGATGTGGTTACTTTAGCTGATGAGTTTACAAAAGCAGTACAAGCAGAGTTAGATTTTCGCCAAGAAGCACAATTTACCGATAAACTCAGATTGAACCTTAGCAATAGTAATTGGTTTGATAGTAAACAATTAGAAATTCCGCAAATATATTGGGAGTTTACCACTGAGAAAGTTTTATTAATGGAGTGGCTTGACGGTAAACCAATCTTAGACGCTGACATAGCTCCTGACAGCAAAAAAAGACAAGAAATTAGTACCTTATTATTTAGAGCATTTTTTCAGCAAATTTTTATAGATGGTTTTTTTCATGCTGATCCTCATCCCGGTAATATATTCTATTTGAGTGATGGCAGATTAGGAATAATTGACTGTGGGATGATTGGCAGACTTGACCCTCGTACTCAGCAACTATTGACGGAAATGCTTTTAGCAATCGTTGATATAGATGCTCAAAGATGTGCCCAATTGACTCTTGAGTTATCAGAAAGCAATAGCTACAAAACTAATTTAGCCCAACTGGAAAATGATTATAGTCGTATGCTGAGAAAATACTATAATCTCAGTTTATCTCAATTGAATTTCAGTGAAGTATTCTACGAAGTGTTAGACGTTTCTCGTCGGAATAAAATCAAACTCCCCGGCAATATGGGATTATATGCCAAGAGTTTAGCTAATTTAGAAGGTGTCGCTCGTAAGTTTAACCCCGAAATTAACCTTCTTGCAGAAATAAAGCCCTTAATTACCGATTTATTCCGTCGTCAGTTAATTGGTGATACTCCCTTCCAAACTTTATTTAGGACAGTCTTAGATTTAAAAGCAATTAGTTTGCGATCGCCCCGTCAAATAGATGTAATCTTAGATAGACTAAGTTCAGAAACTTTCCAATGGAAACTTCAACTTAGAGAATTAGAAGGTTTAAGGCGTAGTTTAGACGATTCTGCTAACAGATTATCTTTTAGCATAGTAGTTGGTTCTCTGACTATGGGTGCCGCAATTATTTCCACTGGGGCAACCACTGCTCAACTTATCTTTATCAGTAATATTCTTTTTGCCGCCGCCACTTTTCTCGGTATTTGGCTTATCGTTAGTATATTGCGATCGGGCAAATTAAAATAA
- a CDS encoding tetratricopeptide repeat protein, protein MMTSTELIVKISSQLWLKLYSLSTHVPIDFVKNFSELINQKDSQDKIKLFFPNKYQKIALFFSDSNICISSFLVENNGKCVVKIVDIISVNNLAKKIENFIDNNSEFSKYIEIFFDSNQFSYSEQIIGTVDPREQINIEYFSFSKDDFSAKYIFSSTKGSSNLVILSPQQEEIITKSPHFPAIITGHKGTGKTTTALYSALIEEGKLEEDLPKKILFLTKSKSDAQKYQKISQKIVSDNNINFTNYLHLGKNIIEKYPLIFNYKFLSQRQVTFYKFYEEFFKSQQVISLNPEYLWEEIRILIKGSFKSIRGENNLLSLKEYLALTNQSVFPSNSDFNFIYNLATYYQEWLISQNYWDELDLTQYLLRQLPSNYQGDFDVVYIDGVENFSELQTQFILKLLKIKSNDDYLPQIFFVGDNDNYLKVNNQSWNRLKKILINCFHKLPQWAKIRELIENTELNGSFLYNKNIVNLQSKIASIAGISLNHKSWIQSFNKPLVISEINSEFIINKSSLNIDSAIIVFSEAEKARLQNIFSQDSERIISFNEVDSLDFEEVLIWKPFDSNNDIFNSQIGSLYDCNNPTVYKQDLIYLCSNLGRKQVYFYDDTFDSIWNESEINQTLEIGYETELESMFNRKYSSDQEIHIADKYLELGNNKSYQIAEQIYNLYQDEFGLNKVNALWEEKKGNYGKAGDIWNKVGLFDYAINCWNEVDHKLWLAKWSVLDNEEWQKRGLYFEKINNYKLAKLCYEKGNDFEGKLRCLARDNQWELAGDECLERNLLERANEYYDLADKFYRQSEQMKLAIKMWTKLGQWKKIALIWEELNQWEKAGNCWQKDGDIERAANCWQKAQKWTEAQKCWEELGNWRELALSYEHEEKWISAAQTWLKITEMEKAALCYQKGNQWDLAESIWQKLGYWGFVAIALQQQNKWEEAAQAWSKTNPNELQGLCYEQSEKWDQAEKAWLEAKNWYRSILAGEKQGKWQEAAESWENLGEWQKAGEAWEKINQLEKAALCFEEGELWHLAQKHWQTLQKSDRLAENLEKQEKWQESAQEWEKLQEWEKAGRAWQQIGEKEKAALCFENGELWHLAEDCWQELENWEKLEYVCKKQGSWQKAALDWLKVNQFEKAALCYEQCDNWQKAAQYWARAAQQNPSGVQNWEKSANAYEQLQEWEKAAENYLKASNHEKAGLCYEKCKHWEKAEECWRKSWKWEKLALVCEHQQKWEEAGKAWFSIKEIEKAGLCYEKAENWQKAEDCWRQLNNWQRLAMVCENQQQWEEAAQLWQFLSEWQKAALACLKMDDLETAIKYYEKGGYTQEAEICRQKLNS, encoded by the coding sequence ATGATGACCTCCACAGAACTAATCGTTAAAATTTCTTCTCAACTTTGGTTAAAACTTTACTCTTTGTCAACCCACGTCCCTATTGACTTTGTTAAAAATTTCTCGGAGTTAATCAATCAAAAAGATTCTCAAGATAAAATAAAATTATTCTTCCCTAATAAATATCAAAAAATTGCCCTCTTTTTTTCCGATAGTAATATTTGCATATCCAGCTTTTTAGTAGAAAATAATGGGAAATGCGTTGTCAAAATAGTAGATATTATTTCCGTTAATAATCTAGCTAAAAAAATAGAAAATTTTATCGATAATAATTCAGAATTTTCTAAATATATAGAAATATTTTTTGATTCTAATCAGTTCAGTTACTCAGAGCAAATAATCGGTACCGTTGACCCGAGAGAACAGATAAACATAGAATATTTTTCTTTTAGCAAAGATGATTTTTCCGCTAAATATATTTTTTCCTCAACCAAAGGAAGTAGTAATTTGGTTATTTTATCTCCTCAACAAGAAGAAATAATTACTAAAAGTCCTCATTTTCCCGCTATTATTACGGGTCATAAAGGTACAGGAAAAACCACTACAGCCCTCTATTCTGCTCTAATAGAAGAGGGAAAGCTAGAAGAAGATTTACCAAAAAAAATACTGTTTTTAACTAAAAGTAAATCAGATGCTCAAAAATATCAAAAGATTAGTCAAAAAATAGTTAGTGATAATAATATTAACTTTACTAATTATCTTCATTTAGGGAAAAATATTATAGAAAAATATCCCCTAATTTTTAACTATAAATTTCTATCCCAAAGACAGGTTACTTTTTATAAATTTTATGAGGAGTTTTTTAAGAGTCAACAAGTAATTTCCCTTAATCCAGAGTATTTGTGGGAAGAAATCAGGATACTAATAAAAGGCTCATTTAAAAGTATTAGGGGGGAAAATAATCTACTTAGTCTTAAAGAATACCTAGCTTTAACAAATCAAAGTGTTTTTCCGTCAAATTCAGATTTTAATTTCATTTATAATTTAGCAACCTATTATCAAGAATGGCTAATTTCGCAAAACTATTGGGATGAATTAGATTTGACTCAATATTTACTGCGTCAATTACCTAGCAATTATCAGGGAGATTTTGATGTTGTTTATATTGATGGAGTGGAAAATTTTTCAGAATTACAAACACAATTTATATTAAAGTTACTAAAAATAAAATCCAATGATGATTATTTACCACAAATATTTTTTGTGGGGGATAACGATAATTATTTGAAAGTTAATAACCAAAGTTGGAATAGATTAAAAAAGATTTTAATTAATTGTTTTCACAAATTACCTCAGTGGGCAAAAATTAGAGAATTAATTGAAAATACTGAGTTAAATGGTAGCTTTTTATATAATAAAAATATAGTTAATCTTCAATCGAAAATAGCTAGCATAGCGGGGATTTCTCTCAATCATAAATCATGGATTCAATCCTTTAATAAACCTTTAGTCATTTCAGAAATAAACTCGGAATTTATCATAAATAAATCATCTCTCAATATTGATAGTGCGATTATTGTATTTAGCGAAGCAGAAAAAGCAAGATTACAAAATATTTTTTCTCAAGATAGTGAAAGAATCATTAGCTTTAATGAAGTAGATAGCTTAGATTTTGAAGAAGTTTTAATTTGGAAGCCTTTTGATAGTAATAATGACATTTTTAATTCTCAGATTGGTAGCTTATATGATTGTAATAATCCAACAGTGTATAAGCAAGACTTAATATATTTATGTTCTAATTTAGGAAGAAAACAGGTATATTTTTATGATGATACTTTTGACAGTATCTGGAATGAGTCTGAGATTAATCAAACGCTAGAAATCGGTTATGAAACTGAACTAGAATCAATGTTTAATAGAAAATATAGTTCGGATCAAGAAATACATATTGCTGATAAATATTTAGAGTTAGGGAATAATAAAAGTTATCAAATAGCAGAGCAAATTTACAATCTTTATCAAGACGAATTTGGGTTAAACAAAGTTAATGCTCTTTGGGAAGAGAAAAAGGGAAATTATGGTAAAGCAGGGGATATTTGGAATAAAGTAGGTCTTTTTGATTATGCGATTAATTGCTGGAATGAAGTTGATCATAAATTATGGTTAGCTAAATGGTCTGTTTTGGATAATGAAGAGTGGCAAAAAAGAGGATTATATTTTGAGAAAATTAATAATTATAAATTAGCAAAATTATGTTATGAAAAAGGTAATGATTTTGAAGGAAAATTAAGATGTTTAGCACGGGATAATCAATGGGAATTAGCAGGTGATGAATGTTTGGAAAGAAACCTATTAGAAAGAGCAAATGAATATTATGATTTAGCGGATAAATTTTATCGTCAATCAGAACAAATGAAGTTGGCGATAAAAATGTGGACAAAGCTAGGTCAATGGAAAAAAATTGCGTTAATTTGGGAAGAGTTAAATCAATGGGAAAAAGCAGGTAATTGTTGGCAAAAAGATGGAGATATAGAAAGGGCGGCAAATTGTTGGCAAAAAGCACAAAAATGGACGGAAGCACAAAAATGTTGGGAAGAATTGGGAAATTGGCGAGAGTTAGCTTTATCTTATGAACATGAAGAAAAATGGATTTCTGCGGCTCAAACATGGCTAAAAATTACGGAAATGGAAAAAGCCGCTTTATGTTATCAAAAAGGAAATCAATGGGATTTAGCCGAGAGTATCTGGCAGAAATTAGGATATTGGGGTTTTGTTGCGATCGCACTTCAACAACAAAATAAATGGGAAGAAGCGGCACAGGCTTGGAGTAAAACAAACCCAAATGAATTACAAGGACTATGTTATGAGCAATCAGAAAAATGGGATCAAGCAGAAAAAGCGTGGTTAGAAGCCAAAAATTGGTATAGAAGTATTCTAGCTGGTGAAAAACAAGGAAAATGGCAAGAAGCGGCTGAAAGTTGGGAAAATTTGGGAGAATGGCAAAAAGCAGGAGAAGCATGGGAAAAAATTAATCAGTTGGAAAAAGCCGCCCTTTGTTTTGAAGAAGGAGAATTATGGCATTTAGCTCAAAAACATTGGCAAACCTTGCAAAAAAGCGATCGCCTCGCTGAAAACCTCGAAAAACAAGAAAAATGGCAAGAATCTGCCCAAGAGTGGGAAAAATTGCAAGAATGGGAAAAAGCAGGAAGAGCATGGCAACAAATAGGAGAGAAAGAAAAAGCCGCCCTTTGTTTTGAAAACGGGGAATTGTGGCACTTAGCAGAGGATTGTTGGCAGGAATTGGAAAATTGGGAAAAACTAGAGTATGTTTGTAAAAAACAAGGCTCATGGCAAAAAGCCGCTCTGGATTGGTTGAAAGTTAATCAATTTGAAAAAGCCGCCCTTTGTTATGAACAATGCGACAATTGGCAAAAAGCCGCTCAATACTGGGCTCGTGCGGCACAGCAAAACCCCTCGGGAGTGCAAAATTGGGAAAAAAGTGCCAATGCTTATGAACAATTACAAGAATGGGAAAAAGCCGCTGAAAATTACCTTAAAGCAAGCAATCATGAGAAAGCAGGTTTATGTTATGAAAAATGCAAACATTGGGAAAAAGCCGAAGAATGTTGGCGTAAATCGTGGAAATGGGAAAAATTAGCCCTTGTTTGCGAACATCAACAAAAATGGGAAGAAGCGGGAAAAGCATGGTTTTCCATTAAAGAAATAGAAAAAGCAGGTTTATGTTATGAAAAAGCCGAAAATTGGCAAAAAGCCGAGGATTGTTGGCGACAATTAAATAATTGGCAAAGGTTAGCAATGGTTTGTGAGAATCAACAGCAATGGGAAGAAGCCGCACAACTGTGGCAATTTTTAAGTGAATGGCAAAAAGCGGCTTTAGCCTGTTTAAAAATGGATGATTTGGAAACTGCGATAAAATACTATGAGAAGGGAGGTTATACTCAGGAAGCAGAAATTTGCCGTCAAAAACTAAATAGTTAA